The region GTCGCTGATCTTTCTGGGGATCGGCGCGATGACCGATTTCGGGCCGCTAATTGCCAGGCCGTCCGGACTCTTCATGGGAGCCGCGGCCCAGTTCGGAATCTTTGTCGCCTTCATTGTCGCGACTCTGCTCGGTTTCTCGCCGCAGGAAGCGTCCTCAATCGGCATCATCGGCGGCGCGGACGGACCGACCGCCATCTATCTCACCACCCGGCTCGCTCCGGAACTGCTGCCGGCCATCGCCATCGCGGCCTATTCGTATATGGCGCTGATCCCGTTGATCCAGCCGCCGCTGATGCGCCTGCTGACCACGGAGAAGGAACGGAAAGTCAAGATGGAGCAGCTGAGAGAGGTATCCAAGCTGGAAAAGATTTGCTTTCCGATTGCCGTCACCATCTTCTGCATCCTGCTGCTGCCGTCGGTCGCTCCGCTCATCGGAATGCTGATGCTGGGGAACCTATTCAAGGAGTCCGGCGTCGTCGAACGGCTGTCCAGCACGGCTCAGAACGCGCTGATCAACATCGTCACCATTTTCCTGGGCGTCACGGTAGGGGCCACGGCGGTGGCGGACCGGTTCCTGAGGCCCCAGACGCTGATGATCATCGCGCTGGGCCTGATGGCCTTCATGTTCAGCACCATCGGCGGATTGCTGTTGGGCAAGCTGATGTGCTGGCTCTCCGGCGGAAAGATCAATCCGTTGATCGGTTCGGCCGGCGTCTCCGCGGTGCCCATGGCGGCGCGGGTGTCCCAGGTGGAAGGGCAAAAAGCCAATCCCTCCAACTACCTGCTGATGCACGCCATGGGTCCGAATGTGGCCGGGGTCATCGGTTCGGCGGTGGCCGCAGGCATTCTGCTCGCCTTGTTCGGGTAAACCGGCGGGCCGCGGGCGCGGCTGTTTTCATGGCAACCGCCTGAAAACAGCCGATGGATTTTTGAGGATTTTTACACCAACTCGGGGGTTGCGGAGGATTCCGCAACCCTTGTTTCATTTTGCCGCGCTTTTTTATAAGCGTTTTTTCCATTGCCATTTCCCGGCAAATCATGGATAATTTATCTGATGCGTATTGGCGGATGGCTCCCGCCCCCCCGAATGACGCGTCGCAATTCCGGAAGACGGATCGCCTGATTTCATGGTAAAATGGGCCAGGATGAATGATTTGGAGGGATAATATGAATCAGGTTTACGCTCCCGGTTGCGCCGTGATGATTTACAAACCCGAACTCGCCCAAAAGATGCTGGCGTTTTTCCAGCGGGAATCCGGCGCTATCCCAGTACATTTGACTTGCTGCAGGCATGAACCGAAACTGCCCGCCGGTACCAGGGTCATCAACACCTGCGCCGGTTGCGACCGGCGTTACCGTGAGCTTTACGACGGGGTATCGACCATTTCGCTCTGGGAGATCCTGGCCGAAAGCGAATCCTTTCCTTTTCCCGACTATCACGGCCAGACGATGGCCATCCACGACGCCTGCCCCACCCGCGGCGAGGAGCGGGTGCACCGGGCGGTCCGGAAGCTGCTGGAGAAGATGAAGATCACGGTGCTGGAGCCGGAAAACACCCGGGACCGGGCGACTTGCTGCGGCGATAGCTTCTACGGCGCCTTGCCGGTGGAACAGGTGAAAGAACAGATGAAAAAACGCGCCCGGGAGATGCCTGCCGAAGATGTGGCCGTTTACTGTCTTTCCTGCGTCAAGGCGATGCACATTGGCGGGAAAAAGACCCATTATCTGCTCGATCTGTTATGGAACGAAGCGACGACTCCCGGAACCTCCGAGCCCGAAGCGTGGCACGGGGAATTGCAACGCTTCATCGCCGAGCATTGAGGAAATTGTTCCTTCATCTTCAATCGCATAGGCCATCTATCGAACAAAATTGCGTTCATTTTGGGGCACGATATAAAGTAGTCTTACAAACTTAAAGGTAGCAAGGATTTACACCATTTTTTAGAATCGGATTGAAAGGAGGGTGTTTGATCCTTGCCATTCTGATTGTCTAAAAATCGACCTCTCCCCCGTCCCCTCCCCGGCGCAGTCTTTTTGATGGTTGACTCGACGGGGAGGGGCGAATAGCGATAAACTGTTGCCAATTATGGGGTTTTCTTAGGCCTGAATTCTGGAAGTTGAATTTGCAGAAAGACTTGCTTTTTGTTTAAACATTGGCCCGTGTTTCAAGCGATTGACCCCTCCCCGTCGAATGAGCCCTCAAAACTTACTGCGCCGGGGAGGGGAGCGGGGAGAGGTTGCTTTTGGACTTACTTTATCGCTACATAAGTTGAATTAAATATCTGTTATGCATCATGTCCCGTAAGCCTTCCATGATGGATAAATTAAGGAATTTAATTCAACTTATCACAGCTGAAATAGGATGAAATAAATTCCGTTTTAATTCCATTTGCATTCGGCCTTCTA is a window of Hydrogenispora ethanolica DNA encoding:
- a CDS encoding (Fe-S)-binding protein; translation: MNQVYAPGCAVMIYKPELAQKMLAFFQRESGAIPVHLTCCRHEPKLPAGTRVINTCAGCDRRYRELYDGVSTISLWEILAESESFPFPDYHGQTMAIHDACPTRGEERVHRAVRKLLEKMKITVLEPENTRDRATCCGDSFYGALPVEQVKEQMKKRAREMPAEDVAVYCLSCVKAMHIGGKKTHYLLDLLWNEATTPGTSEPEAWHGELQRFIAEH
- a CDS encoding sodium ion-translocating decarboxylase subunit beta, whose product is MFFEAIQTIWSDSGLIALTWQHGLMIGVACVLIYLAIVKKFEPLLLLPIAFGVLLANLPLTGLMSGAAAGSKEPGGLLYYLYQGVKLGIYPSLIFLGIGAMTDFGPLIARPSGLFMGAAAQFGIFVAFIVATLLGFSPQEASSIGIIGGADGPTAIYLTTRLAPELLPAIAIAAYSYMALIPLIQPPLMRLLTTEKERKVKMEQLREVSKLEKICFPIAVTIFCILLLPSVAPLIGMLMLGNLFKESGVVERLSSTAQNALINIVTIFLGVTVGATAVADRFLRPQTLMIIALGLMAFMFSTIGGLLLGKLMCWLSGGKINPLIGSAGVSAVPMAARVSQVEGQKANPSNYLLMHAMGPNVAGVIGSAVAAGILLALFG